The segment gttcaggagtcttatggcttgggggtagaagctatttaggagcctcttgTACCtaaacttggtgctccggtatcgcttgccgtgcggtagcagagagaacagtctatgactagggtggatggagtatttgactatttttagggccttcctctgacaccgccaggtataaaggtcctgaatggcaggaagcttggtcccggtgatgtactgggccatactcactaccctctgtagtgccttgtggtcggaggccgagcagttgccataccaggcagtaatgcaacccgtcaggatgctctcgatggtgcagctgtaaaacattttgaggatctgaggacccatgccaaatcttttcagtctcatgagggggaaaaggtgttgtcgtgtcttcttcacaactgtcttggtgtgcttggaccatgttagtttgttggtgatgtggacgtcAGGGAACTttaagctctcgacctgctccactacagccccgtcgataagaaggggggcatgctcggtcctctttttcctgtagtccacaatcatctcctttgtctagatcacgttgagggagaggttgttgtcctggcacctaTAGGCTGTATCATCGTTGTCGGTATGCCTTTCAGTTCCCTGTTAAGCATTGTTGAGAGACCAATCCATCTTTCAAAGAACACTTGTTTCCTAAACAATCTTTATATTGGTAGATACATGTCAGCATTTTAGTAAATGAGGTAGCTGAAGGCAGCCTTGTTTAGTATAGGAGGCTAAGTGCTGTCTTCACTCTATGGTTGAGTCTTGTCATAAAAGGTTATAAGCAACAAACTCATAGGTGCTGTAGGTGTTATGGTTGCAGGTCAGACGTTGGAGTAGGAATTCAGTTTCATGTCAAGTGATTTAAGTTTTTACTGTTCTCCCTCACAGAATCTGACAAATATGACTCCAGAGATGTGGACAGGCTACAAAAGGATGATGCTCTGGTGGAGGCATACCTGACATGGAGACTATACTCTGTGGACGATGCCCTGAAGATGATTGATGACAGTTTCCTGTGGAGGAAAGAATTTAGTTTGAATGGTGAGCGGTCTGGGCACATATTTAACCTCTAGTAAAACTCCACTGCACTTGCACTTGTTTTCAGAGAATGAAGAAGGTGTAAGTGTCAGTCATCAATTAATCACTCTTGAAGTGATTCATCTCGATCTGAGAAGCCTGTGGCTGTATTTGTACCCTACAACATGTGACTTTGGCCTTGCTTAGGGTTGAGTGTAGAAAACAGGAACAGCACACATTCTCATTCCCTGCTAAACTTGTATCTTAACTGTATTCAAATACAGGCAAGTTATACAGTGCAGTTTTATTTGGGCCTATAAGTATCACCACACTGGGATGGTTCATCAGTAGCTGTCTTTGTGTGTCAATGTGTTATAGATTATTGACCTTCTCTCAGATAAAGGCTTATTGTGTGCTGTGTGGTAATATTTCCATCTGTTCCGCATGGAGACAATCCTCTCTATTTTTCTTACGTTTCACTTTTAAATTGCTACATTTTACTCATACAAATACAGGGTTTTCTAGCCAGACAACATTCAGTTTGTTAAATCGGTGTCATGCAGAAATTAGATTTACAAACGTTATCTCTTCCAATTGCCTAACTTCTGATATTGACAATGCCTTATTGTCACTTGTTGACAAGATTTGTCGGTCTTGTATGGTGGCGAGGAGTTAGGAATTACTTTGGTTTTTATGATAATTATTTTGGCCAATAATTGTTCTTGTTATAAAACATTCTTATTGATTTCTGTTTTATATTGTTGGCTGATAATGTATTGTCTTGTTTCAGACCTCACTGAGAGCAGCATTCCAAAGTGGATGTTTGAGACGGGGGCTGTCTTCCTCCACGGCTACGACAAGGAAGGCAACAAGCTCTGTATGTTGATTAATGATGCTCATACTGCACCATATGTATAATTGATTTCTCTCTAATAattactcacagacactattatTACCCCTTACAAAAGGTTACCAAAAATTGTAAGCTATTGCTTTGTAATATGTTTAACacataaagtaccagtcaaaagtttggacacacctactcattccatgttttattttttattttttgctattttctagattgtagaataatagtgaatacatcacaaccatgaaataacacatacagaatcatgtagtaaccaaaaagtgttcaacaaattaaaatatattttatattttattttcttcaaagtaggcaccctttgccttgaggacagctttgcacactcttggcattctctcaaccagcttcactggaatgcttttccaacagtcttgaaggagatcccatttatgctgagcacttgttggctgcttttccttcactgttcagtccaactcatcccaaaccatctcaattgggctgaggtcaggtgattgtggaggccaggtcatctgatgtagaaaatagtaaatacatttttcatttttaacttgaatgagtaggtgtgtccaaacttttgactggtactgtatgttgagGTTATTGAATGCAATACTTTTGTCTGTGTTCTCAGTCTGGTTCAAAGTCAAGCTCCATACCAAGGATGCAAAGACCAGCATGGACAAGAAGAAGTATGTTGCCTTCTGGCTGGAGCGCTATGCTAAGAGAGAGCCAGGGATGCCACTCACTGTTGTGTTTGACATGGCCGATTCAGGGATCAGCAATATCGTAAGTGAACACTTACCTTTTTGATTAAGATTGTAGTCTTTTCTTGTATTTGTCACCTTCCCTTATTATAAATGTAACCTtgatttagctaggcaagtcagttcagaacaaattcttatttacaatgacagcctactggggggaagggggttaactgccttattcagaggcagaacaacagatttttaccttgtcagcttggggattcgatctagcaacctttcagttactggcccaatgctctaatcactaggctattTGATAGTGTTTGAAGAATCAAACCAGGGCTACAGCTCTGATTTATACCAATGTCGCTGTTGATCCACTCTACATAGATTTAAGGAGGGCTTTATTGATCAATTTCTGTCCTCATAATTAAACATGTTTTCCCCATTTTCAAAAAGAAGTAGCCTAcgtctgtttgtgtgtggttaTGAGTGTCATTGAAGTCCTGTTGAGCTTTCTAATTTTGCTTACTGTTTGAGCCTGGGACTTGGAGGGATTGATGCTCTTCAATGGTTTAACACATTGAAAGTGACCTTTAAATTAGTTTGGTCATTCCAAGTCGACTGACTGCTTAATTCATATACTGACTTTGTCTCGATCAGAGTTTCCCAGCAGGCACTCTCCTTTCTGTCAGCCAGCTCGCTTCACTGGCCAAACTCTCTCTTAGAGTAATGCCCTAATTAAATACATACaagccagagagagaataaataacTTCACGAAACCCTAATATGAAATTAGTGTGTTAGTAGATTAGTTTGGGGAGCAACCTTAATGAAGTTTGCTGAAATAGGCACTGTGTGGGCTGGAACAGGCCTGGCTAGTGTTATCTCTAACTTTCTTAGTGAGTCTagtgcagtggttcccaacaAGTGATACTAGGACCCCTGGcagtacttggcctatccacagggagTACTTGAGAAATCTCATGAGACCATAGggctactggtaaaatgcacatgagagGGTAAATCAGGGGTACTCTGGGCAGACCAACATTCAGTAGGTGGGACAGTAACCGAAAAGGGTTGGGAACCATTGATCTggtgcagtgtttcccaaccctggtcctcaagtgcccccaacagtacacatttttattgtaaccctggacaGGCACACCTGTGTACTGTTTGGGGTACCCGAGGACCAGAGTTGAGAAACATTGGTCTAGTGCATGGCAATGAGTCTCTGTAGGGCATAGGATGTAGCCAGGCTGATAGGCTCCTCTTCCTAAGGGTCTGATTAGAATATTGATAGTTCTGTTGTCTGATGATAATATGGCCATTATGGTAATGAAAACGTGTGGTATCTTTGACTGAGCAGGGGTCTACAGTGTGACCACTATACTTGAATATGCGCCTAAATATGTTGTGCGGCCTGGAATTTTATAATTTAGGACAACCAGTGCACATAGAAAAATTAAGGATTTTAGCTTTAATATCTCAAACATTTTTCGTTGTGCTCCTACATTTCTTTGTGTGCGTATGCATTTTTCTACTTAGATGCACACATGCTCCTTGTGAAAAAGGTCAGCGTAGAGCCCTGCTCAGTAAATTCTCATGAAGGAGGCATTTCATGGTTAGCTGTAATCCATTAAACTGACTGTGAAATGTTTTAGATACTGTTGGTCTTGTGGGATTGTATAAAAACCCACCTCTGTCTTTGTTTGAGGCCTCAGGACAGATAGTATTGTGTTGTTTACAGGGTTTCCAACACTCTGTCCTGCCCTCCGGAGCATGTTTATTTTTTACCcgtgcactacacagctgattcaaataatcaaagcttgatgatgagttggttatttgaatcaccTGTGTAGTGTTCGTGcgaaaaccaaaacgtgcacccagagGGGGCCCCAGGAcctagtttgggaaaccctggtttAGAGAACACTTTTGCACAGACAAAAATGAAACATTTGAGTTTCAAAGCTGTCTGTAGTTATCTCAGCCAAGGCTTGATACTGTATGTAGAGCAAGTTTATTCAACCTTCTATGAAGATCAAGGTTACGCAATCATAAAGTAAACAACCAGACTGCAACGTTTCagcaaatacatttacatttacatttaagtcatactGTGAATGGATTACAGTTAATAATCCAATTTGAGCAAAGTAAGAGTAAAAGTAGTTGTGGTGTTGCATGGGGTGCAGTGTGCACTGCACACACACTACTTTTGTATCACACGTTTTTCCCAGAAATATATTTAATATGATTGAGTTGAGGGAAGGTGTTTGAAAGTATTGACTACAGCTTTGTTCAGCTTTGTGACAAAGTTTAAATGGTTATGAATTGGGTCATTGCACAGCTAGCTTGAGGCAGTAAATATCTCCGGCTGAGCAAACGGGTTCCCTATTGAAAGGCCATAAAACGTCTTTGCTAGTCAAAGCCTGCTTTGAGGctgtatatagtactgtactttCTGAGTCATAATTATACTCTCTTTCATTTTTTTCAGGACATGGATTTTGTGAAGTATGTAATTAATTGCTTCAAAGTGTATTATCCAAAGTTTCTATGTAAGTATATAAAATTTGAAACAATATGGAGTTCATTCACAGGTTGATTGATAAACGTTGTATGacacatatacagtggggggtaaaaaatatttagtcagccaccaattgtgcaagttctcccacttaaaaagatgtgagaggcctgtaattttcatcataggtacacttcaactatgacagacaaaatgagaaaaaaaatccagaaaatcacattgtgggatttttaatgaatttatttgcacattttggtggaaaataaatatttggtcaataacaaaagtttatctcaatactttgttatataccctttgttggcaatgacagaggtcaaacgttttctgtcttcacaaggttttcacacactgttgctggtattttggcccattcctccatgcagatctcctctagagcagtgatgttttggggctgttgctgggcaacacggactttcaactccctccaaagattttctatggggttgagatctggagactggctaggccactccaggaccttgaaatgcttcttacgaagccactccttcgttgccgggcggtgtgtttgggatcattgttatgctgaaagacccagccacatttcatcttcaatgcccttgctgatggaaggtggttttcactcaaaatctcacgatacatggccccattcattccttttctttcctttacacggatcagtcgtcctggtccctttgcagaaaaacagccccaaagcatgatgtttccacccccatgcttcacaataggtatggatgcaactcagcattctttgtcctccaaacacgacgagttgagtttttaccaaaaagttctattttggtttaatctgaccatatgacattctccccatcttcttctggatcatccaaatgctctctagcaaacttcagacaggcctggacatgtactggcttaagcagggggacacgtctggcactgcaggatttgagtccctgggggcgtagtgtgttactgatggtaggctttgttactttggtcccagctctctgcaggtcattcactaggtccccccgtgtggttctgggatttttgctcaccgttcttgtgatcattttgaccccacggggggagatcttgcgtggagccccagatcgagggagattatcagtggtcttgtatgtcttccatttccttataattgctcccacagttgatttctttaaaccaagctgcttacctattgcagattcagtcttcccagcctggtgcaggtctacaattttgtttctggtgtcctttgacagctctttggtcttggccatagtggagtttggagtgtgactgtttgaggttgtggacaggtgtcttttattctgataacaagttcaaacaggtgccattaatacaggtaacgagtggaggacagaggagccttttaaagaataagttacaggtctgtgatagccagaaatcttgcttgtttgtaggtgaccaaatacttattttccaacatattttgcaaagaaattcattaaaaatcctacaatgtgattttctggatttttttcctcattttgtctgtcatagttgaagtgtaactatgatgaaaattacaggcctctctcatctttttaagtgggtgaacttgcacaattggtggctgactaaatacttttttgccccactgtatgtaattgTTCCTATTATTGACCCACATCCTCTATAAAATGGgttttattaaatgtattataAGAAACAAAAGTACATGGAATGCCGTCATATGATTCTATGTTAGAGCCAATGCTACATTAGTACACCGAGCGTTGGGAACACCTTCAGTTGCAACAACTCCccttttaccctcagaacagcctcattttgtccgggcatggactctacaaggtgtcaaaagcgttctacagggatgctggcccatgttgactccaatgcttcctacagttgtgtgaagtttgctggatgttctttgggtggtggaccattcttgatacactcgGGAGACTGTTGAGTGTGGAGAAACCCAGaatatcccgttcaaaggcacttaaatattttgttcaccctctgaatggcacacatgcacaagaGTGGCTTACCAAGGAAAACTTCTGAAAGGACTAATTCGATGTAAAAACGAGTTGGCACACATTCCAaatccatatctcaattgtctcaaggtgtAAAAgtacttctttaacctgtctcctccccttcatctacattgattgaagaggatttaacaagtgacatcaatatggAATGATAGCTttgacctggattcacctggtcagtctatgtcatggaaagagcaggtgtttttaatgttttgtacactcagtgtatttcacCCCTCAGTCATGGTCTTGTCATTTCAGCCAAAATGATCATTGTCGACATGCCATGGATCTTGAATGGTGAGTCATGTAGTTATTGAAACAATTTGCAACAGAAACGGAATCATCGTAATTTGGACATCGtagttcaaatcaaagtttattcattgcgtacacagatttgcaagtgcagcgaaatgcttatgtttctacctccaaaagtgcagtaatatctagcaatacAATAACCAAAAACAACTAATTACAAGTTCGtgcatgtgtttttgtttttttagccGCATGGAAGATTGTGAGGACATGGTTAGGTCCAGAAGCCATCAGCAAGCTCAAGTTTGCATCTAAAAATGAGATCCAAACATTTATTGGCCCTGAATACCTGCCTCCTCACATGGGTGGAACGGTATGTACCTGCAGTATTCAACTCACTGAAGATGGCAATGACGCCATCTATCTACCGGGCTACATATATTTTCATCTTACTATCATCTGATAAATTCCCTTTTCAAATGTCAACATTTGACAGGTTTTGCCTCTATTTCTTCCCTCACTTGTCATGAGAAAATGTGACTAACCTGTGATTAGtcaatatttatatttatttattgttgACTTAACCCAATGAGTCCCACTTAACACCGGTGCGTTTTGGACTTCTAACCCCTGTTAAACATCGTGTTGTATTCATCTATTTCTTCTGGAGACTAATGGTTGGTACCTATGGCGTGATTAACGGGCTGAGCTAGAGCGGTTTTTGTGAGAAGGACGGATCCCGAAAGAGGATTTTTAAATCTTTAGAGTCCAATTCGTCAGTGACAACTTATCACAGTTGTCACTGATGAATTGGATATTCATTTCCCAGTGAGGAAACAATATCTGTACCGAAAGCATTCATATAAATTTAATTTTTTATGAGGTTTTTGTTTCGGCGGACCTTATTTCTTTATTTGACGTTCATGAATCCAACTGTTTATGTCAACTTGTTTTGTGTTCTACTTGTAGCCCTGGTTCTCCTGAAAAGAAAATgctaaaacacttcattgtgagacAGAATATAAGGGCTGGACTTGCAGATAAGTGAAAAGCTGATTTTTGCTGGGGTCTCGACGCTGATAGTATTAACCCTATCGCTGACTTCATTCCAGGATCCCTTCAGATACAGCTATCCTCCCCTTCCTGACGATGACTTCCAAACGCCAGTATGTGAGAACGGACCAATCGTCAGCGAGGACAACAATGAGATCAAGGACTTCGAATCAGACAGCAAGGAGTTAGAGTCGAGCTTCAGCTCCGAGGTCGCCATCGAGTCCAAAAAGGTACAAAACCTTTAGTTTAACAAACTTTTTTCGTTTATTTACCGAACTCCTCCCTCTGAATGTAGGTACAGTAAGGAAGACAGTAACGCATAGAATTAAATATTCCCGCTGGGGCTGCATATGAACTCATACTCCGCCTTGAATAGCCTACTACTTATCCACTTAATTTTCAGAAGTAGTACATGAGTCTGTTGTCATGTTtctaatgtagcctactgttaAAACTGATGATGGATGCTGCTATTACTCATTAACAGTAGAGTCAATACAGTTAGTATCTGCAGTGTGCTGATTACTGACGATTTAACCCTGCATTGAGCTCTCTACGAAACAGCAGAGACCTTTTCTCTTCGTCATTAGCCTTAATTAACATTAAACACACCTCGTTCTCACTTGTCAGTCAAATAAGACATTAGAGGTTCAGTCAAGTCCCTCCTCACTTTGATGTGCCGTTTTCCTCCCAGACCCTTTCATTTCTCAACGTTTAGGGTGAGATTACAGCATGTAATCGGCCTCCTCTATGGAGAGAGCTGTGAATTGTAGAGGCGGTAATGTCCTAATTTGGCAGCTGTTACGCTCTTCCTCATTGTCTCAGTCAAGGTGACTCCCCATGTCTCCAGCTGCAGCTTAATCCTTCCTGTCCACTGACTGTACTCACATAACACATCACAGTCCCTTCTTCAGTCTCCCTCACTCACCCCACGGCTCCTCTCATCTCCTGAGCACTTCTCTGGCTACTGAGAATGTGTCAAGTCTGACTGCCGTCACAGAAGCTCTTCCTAGCTGTGCTAGAGACTGCTTTTCCCCCCACATGCTTCGTTCAGCATACCTAACTTCACAGAAGTTTTTAAAGCACTTCCCAGAATACTTCATTTATTGTGTTGTCGCTAATGATTTTGGCTCAACCTTGTTGGAGGCTGGGTGATGAGAGTGAGACAGACGTTGGGGTGATGTGGTTTGTCAGAGGctgttatttgtgtgtgtgatggtctCAGATGGTTAGTTGGCAGCCCCACCGGCCCGGACGGCCCCCGTGCAACCAGGCACCATCACAGAGACCCTGCAGCTCTTGGCTTTAACACACCTCCTCACAGACACCATCTAGCATTCTCTGCTGTCGTCAGGCTGCTGCACCCTAGCAACGGTCAGGGCTTCATTGTCAGCATATGCAGCACAAattttatgtatctctctctgtctttctcttactGTAGCTAAGGGTCTTCATTTATTTATCCACAGTTGATATTTGGCCTCTTCTTTGTGACACAGAAAACAAACACATTGTAGTGAGTAGCTAATAGATCAATATCAGCCTGGGATGTAGGGTGCACCCTATATATACATTTCTGTCATTTGAAGACTAGCCTGAGTAGGCCTACCTGTTTCAATAAATATTATTCAGTGTAATGTGAACTGGATGGTAGTGAAGTGATTGTGTTAATGTGGCCTCGGTGTCGCTGCGCTGGGTGTTGCTGGGTGTCGGTGTCGCTACGCTGGGTGTTGCTGGGTCTCTGTGTCGCTACGCTGGGTGTTGCTGGGTGTCGGTGTCGCCACGCTGGGTGTCGCTACGCTGGGTGTCGCTGCGCTGAGTGTGTTGTCTCTACCGTGACAGACtcgagggaggggtgtgtgtgactgCGCTGTGTCGAAGCAAACTCCTGCGCCCTTAAGCCTTCTGGGTAACCTGCACCACTGTCATAGCTCACAGGGggctctgtacacacacacacatgggtgtttacacacacacacacacacacacacacacacacacacacacacacacacacacacacacacacacacacacacacacacacacacacacacacacacacacacacacacacacacacacacacacacacacacacacacacacaaacgaacTTGCACTCCAGAGTTGCCCTGTCAGCTACACATCACAAAGCTGCTCACATGAGCCTTTTAAGCCTCTTCATTGTCAATGATGATAAATTGGCAAACCAGAATCTAAGCCTGATCAAGTTtgtgtgtggttttgtgtttTGACCTATGTGCAATTTAGTGGATGAATGTATGTTAATGGGTCCATCAATACACGTGAGCAATGTTTCCTCTACCTTTTTTTCAGCACTatgcaaatttcaggtctgctga is part of the Oncorhynchus gorbuscha isolate QuinsamMale2020 ecotype Even-year linkage group LG09, OgorEven_v1.0, whole genome shotgun sequence genome and harbors:
- the LOC124044116 gene encoding motile sperm domain-containing protein 2-like encodes the protein MAEVGKFEPEQDIEKKIVETRQKFNNVYVQGQESDKYDSRDVDRLQKDDALVEAYLTWRLYSVDDALKMIDDSFLWRKEFSLNDLTESSIPKWMFETGAVFLHGYDKEGNKLFWFKVKLHTKDAKTSMDKKKYVAFWLERYAKREPGMPLTVVFDMADSGISNIDMDFVKYVINCFKVYYPKFLSKMIIVDMPWILNAAWKIVRTWLGPEAISKLKFASKNEIQTFIGPEYLPPHMGGTDPFRYSYPPLPDDDFQTPVCENGPIVSEDNNEIKDFESDSKELESSFSSEVAIESKKVYFSEESLSSLKLDDNDKGDSRPKGARKPLTTFKAPLLHVSPAEELSFGSKESDRKCLIILDNVSKNQVAFKVRTTAPEKYRVKPSNSCCDSGASVDIVVSLHGGYQASLQDRFLVMAAEMEQNAGAGSPELVHFWKDVPKTKIMEHRLRCHILESTKPILTCGSDSPMEGGANGHPDLHTTLMRVMVCNARLEQKLDQYLWVQQVLIGLVLLVMMFTFLCLYNLPGTS